The genome window TCCTGATCGTTACCGGTTACAAAGCCAATATTCTCGGACCGCGCCCGATCACCCAGGCCATCCACGAAACGGGCGACTGGGCGATCCGCTTTTTCCTGATTTCGTTGGCGGTGACACCACTTCGTAACATCACACGCTGGTCAAAGCTTGTCCTGATCCGACGCATTCTCGGCCTGACAGCCCTTGCCTATGCCGCGCTGCATTTCTCGCTCTATATCGTTGACCAGAATTTCAACCTGTGGCGTGTCGTCAGCGAAATCTGGCTGCGCATCTATCTGTTAATCGGCTTCATCACCTTGCTGGGCCTGACGGCACTCGGCGTGACGTCGACAGACGCCATGATCCGCCGCATGGGCAAGAACTGGAACAGGCTGCACAGGCTCACCTATCCGCTGGCTGCGCTCGGCGTTCTGCACTTCTTCATGCAGTCCAAGGC of Phyllobacterium zundukense contains these proteins:
- a CDS encoding sulfite oxidase heme-binding subunit YedZ; translated protein: MKFPWNDRAGQLSAVKIAALVAAFIPLILIVTGYKANILGPRPITQAIHETGDWAIRFFLISLAVTPLRNITRWSKLVLIRRILGLTALAYAALHFSLYIVDQNFNLWRVVSEIWLRIYLLIGFITLLGLTALGVTSTDAMIRRMGKNWNRLHRLTYPLAALGVLHFFMQSKADVTEATLMAGFLLTLLLYRSAHARDFKLTSVWTLIGIAILAALGTALIEYAWFALATRIPPTRVLFANLSFSYSIRPMWWVLGAALAPALWIGIKSATNRESGKFNPVSAKQR